The sequence CATCAACTTGGCTTGGATTATAAGCAGGGCGAGCGGACAGAGGCGACACAGGACGATATTGTGTTTTTGAGAAACGATGGCTCGGCTTATGGCAGCGAGGCCAATTTCTTCGTGAAGACCGATGTGGATAAGAATCTCCAAGAGGCGATGTATTACGCGCTAATCGATAAGACCGCCCTATACGAGAACGTGATGATCGATTCCAATGGCAATCCGGATTTTCTCGACGAACGGCTATGTGCCAATGGTCGAGCCGTGATCCGGAAGGACAAACTGCGCATCAAACGAGGAAGGAAATTGGTGCCCATTGAATCCAAGACCATAAACCTGCCATCGCTGGAGGAGCTGGATGGACTGATCTTCGCCTTCATCACTCGACGCAACACAATCATGCCGTTCGCCCAGCGATTGACCCCAGAGCAGGGCGTCATGGCTTATCTCTGGGGCGAATCCACCCACAGTTTTGCCACGGTACCAGCCAAGGCGGGTGAGTCCGTGCGCATCGTAGGAACCGACGATTTCATCATCGGTTCCGAAGCCCGTAAGGTGAATCGGTTCTATAATATCATCATGGATCTGGTAGAAAAATATCCGGGGAAAGTCCAATTCTTCCAGTACAACACTGGTGGTGTCGGTGAAATTTTGAACGAATATGTTGAGAACGGTGTCAAGAAAAAGCAATTGGTCCGCAAGGTCACCCGCGTTCCCATCGATCTCATGGCAGCTATTCAGCGTGGCGATCTGCGGGGTTCGAATAGATATCAAAAGGGGATTTTCGGTACTGAAGAGATTGTGTATTGCGAGGGCTACGATCTCGATCAATATAATCCGTTTAAACTTTACTCGCGGGAACAGATCGATGCTTATTTAAAAGACATCGTCGAGGGACGGCGCAAGTTCACCGAGCGCATTGCCAATCAAGGCTTGAAGCCGGAGATCATCAAAATCGCCGAGGAATCGTTCCAAATTGCCAAATCCTCTGAGCCGAGGAAAGTCTTTATTCCCGATACGACCCAATCTGAGGCAACGACTATTTCAACACCTAAAACTTGGGTCAGCAAGGTGCGGCCGCCGAGGCCAGTGGGATATTAAATTGGGTTCATCGCATTTTCGGACAGACTTTAAATACTGCTTGAACGAAAACTCCCTTTTTTATCATTTTGGCCCGTCAATTGGCCTTTGGCGTGGATCTAAGGGAATGAATGGGTAAAGATTGTCATTGTGAGCATCCGCCGATTGGCCATTACCGTCAACTTGAGCTCAAAAAATGTTAAAACCGTTAAAATGGTTATTGAAAACGATCTGAGTTCGTCAATAATGCCCGGATTAATTCGGGCATCAATGACAATTAATAGGAGTTGCTGACCGTTTCAGAGGTATCCGAAAACAAAATATCCGATGCGGACGCTAATAGTCCCTTGGCTGATCGCTCAAAATAGCATTTCATTCTTAAGTTGACGCCAATAGCCAGTTGTCGAATGAGAATGACATTCTTGGTTCAAATTTAAAGGTTTTCTTTTAGGCACGAAATTGGCTATCGAGATATAGATCTGGTTCAATAAAAAGTCTCAATTTTGTTCCTAGGCCATATCAGCTTTTTGGAAATTTCATTCATTTCTTTTGTGCACTACTCCCCAGCGCAGAAAGGATAATCAGCAGGAAGCCGATCCCTGTCCCAATTAATCCACCCTTGATCTCATGGCTGGTGATGCGCTTTACCAGAAAGCCCCCCAGCTTCTGTTCGATCGAAATATAAGTGAACACTACCATCAAGATCCCCAGCGCAGCTAAAGTCATCAGAAATACTTTAAACCAGCCGAGCGGGAGTCCTTTTCGGTACCAGAAAAATAATAGCAGGACGATAACCGCAAACCCAGGGATCAACCAGAGCGGCGCGGCCTTTTGTGCAAAAAATAATCCGCTTCCAATGATCTTCTTGCCACTGCAACTTACTTCCAGCCAGGGCAGAAAAAAGCAGATGAGGATCAAGATCGCTCCAGCAGGAGACAGCCAAATTGTCAGATTGGGTCGAATAGAATCAGTTTTCGATTGTTTCATATCCACCTTTCATGATAAATTGATCCATATTTTTGCAAGGAATTTTCAATTCGGGTTTGCAACCACTTCATTCGAGGCAGTTTGATAGATTATCACCGCCATCATAGGAAATAAAATTCACTTCACCAGGCATGAAAAGCTCTCAATGGTTTCATTCTGAGATCATTTCATATTCTGTGATGCAAAATTATAGCAAATTTTCACCGAATTGTCAAGCGATAAACTTGTCTTTGCCTCCGTCTGATAGCTTAGCTGATAAAAATAGTTGTTGCGAACCGAGCAAAGTTTTCTTATATTTCATCGCCAATAAATTTGGGATCAACCGCATTAGGCACGGATTATCCGCATGGAAGTAAAAAACACAAAATACCTGATTGTTTTGTTCGAAGTCATATCCCTCATCGTGCTGACGCTGATTATATCCTATTTCAAATTAGACTTCAAAGTTCAGGAGCTGTTTTATCGTGCTGGTTCAGAGTCAGCTTGGTATCAAAAGGATAGTCTCGGTTGGAGGATCGCCTACCATTATGGAACACTGCCCGCGATCCTTTTGACATTTTTTGCGTGTGTGGGGCTTATTTTGAGTTGGATGAGATCGAAAATGAGAACGCTGCGGCGCCATTTTCTTTTTATCATCTTAACTCTTGCGATCGGCCCAGGTTTGGTGGTCAATGCAATACTGAAAGATCATTGGGGGCGACCTCGCCCGCGCCAGGTTCAGGAATTTGCTGGAAAATGGGAATTCAAGGAGATTTGGGAACCGGGTACCCCAGGCAAAGGCAAGTCATTTCCATGCGGACATTGCTCCATGGGATTTTTTTTCATCACCTTGTACTACTTTTGGAAGCAAAGACGCCGGGCATTGGCTTACGGAAGTTTATTGTTTAGCCTGGTACTCGGTATCTACATTGGTTTAGCCCGCATGGCCCAGGGCGGTCATTTCCTCTCCGATGTCGTCTGGTCTGGAGGGCTCACCTATTTAACGGCCGCAATTTTATTTTATTGGGGGTTGAAGATCCCGGAGCATGAGGTCCAATCTGCCGAAATCGCCCATGAATCAAAGCGCAGCCCTGCCAGCCCCAAAAAACGATTGCTTATAGCCATTGCCGGTCTTCTCGCAACGGCGATCTTGATCTTCATCTTTCTGTTCTCCAAGCCGTTCTATCGAGAGTCAGTTCATTCGGTCAATAAAGAAGGGTTGTTTAAAATTGTCAAACTCCATCTCGCGCTAAATCGCGGCGATATTATCGTACGAAGCGGCCGCTTTGATCAAGCTATTCGGATCAAAACCATTGCCCAGGGATTCGGTTTTCCGAAATATCGGTACCAAAGTGAATTGTTCCAGAGAACGATTGGAGATACGCTGTCGGCAATATACATGGTTAACTTGAGAGGGCTGTTCAACGAACTTGATGTTCAGACCGTGGTACAGATCGATTCGCTTTATCCAATTCAGATTTCAGGGGGCAGCGAGAAGGGCAGTTTAATGTTCGAAGCCCCAAAATTTAAATCAAATGAATGATCGCAGCAGAAGACTGACCCAGGGTTTAACCGCATCATGCGATCGCACATTCTGAGTCAATGATCATAAAGATGTCCTTTGCCAAATTTTGACGCTACAAGAATTTCCTGAGCGTACTTTCTGAACATGAACATTTGTGATCGGAATTTTCGATTCGAAATCGACATCAAGATCATCTGAATAAGCCCCAATCATGCTTTTTAGTTTTCCAATTTTCGATTATGCAAGCGATTCTGTTGATCGAATGAGTTCCTTTGTCATTGCGGAGTTGAGACTGAATCCAAGGCACGATCTCATTCGCAGAGCGATCACCAAAAGAAGGAATCATTATGACTGAAAATCTTTCCCAAACTGAATTGAAACATCTGATCGGCTCGGTATTCTCCTTGCGTGAGGAGGATAAAAACTTGGCGATCCTTGTGGACGTTCCAGATCAAATCATACCTGATAATCCAGAGTGGCGAAGGCGTCGAGAACTGGCCTCAGATTGGCATTGGAAATTGAACCAGGCAAAGAACGAACTGGGTCTGGAACGTGTTGACCTGATCTTTTATCCGAACGTGCACAGCAACAACGCAGATCTGCCAGCCAAAGCCTTTTTCTACGATGGCGATGTTTCATCGCTAGATGGCTCAACTTTATCGGCCCTCGGGCAGCCGTTCGAGTTCGAATCCCAGCTCGCTCGATATCAGATAATTTTGGCGCCGACTGAGTTTTCCACAACCGCGCCATTGAAACTGTTAGCTAAAAAATATCATTTTCGCGCGGCGACCATGCCGGGCTTTTCTGCTGCCATGATCCCGGCGCTCAAATTAGATTACAGGGAGATCAATCGGCGTGTCGATCAAATCAAACAATATCTTGATAAATCGATTGGGGTAACGATGGATTTTGCCTTGAGGACTGGTGAGCAGTATCAGGTCTATTTCGATCTGCGCTATCGGACGGCGCATGCCAGCGCTGGTCGCTTTCCCGAGCCAGGCGTGGCTGGTAACTTACCCAGTGGCGAGGCCTATATCGTTCCTTATGAGGGCGAAAAGGGCGAGCCCAGCTTATCCCATGGCATCCTCCCAGTTCAATTTGGCGATGAAATTGTGCTCTACCGCATCGAGGAGAACATCGCTTGCGAGGTGATAAGCACAGGTGCTGCCTCCTCTGTGGAAGCTCAAAAAATTAAAGCTGAACCCGCCTATGGCAATATCGCTGAAATCGGCTTCGGCGTTCTGGGTGATTTCGGCGTGAAACCGATCGGCGAGATTTTGCTCGACGAAAAATTGGGGCTGCACATCGCCTTTGGCCGCAGCGATCATTTTGGCGGCGCCGTCGGCGTGAAAAGCTTCACGGCTCCCGATAAGGTGATCCATATCGACCGCATTTACATTCCTGAAATACAGCCTGAAATCGTTCCCGCTAAAGTCCAGCTCCAATTCGATGACTCCAGCGCACTCGTTATCATCGCCCAGAGCGAATACCAAATTTGGACTTGAGCAACGGCCGGCGGCAACTCACGGTTAACTCTGTTAGTTGAATCGTCCGATGCTGGAAATCTTCTGGCATCGGATGATCATCGACTTAGAATCTGCACTTCTTTTATGCAACCATCCAATCTTTCGACTTCTGTCTCAGTCACCCCGTGATTGTCATTGAAATGTAAAATTTTTTTTTAGCCAAAAATAATTATTGACTCTTAAGAAAAAATTTTTTTTATTTGCAGCTTTAAAATTTGGAGCAGCTATGTTGAATGAAACTGATACCGTCTGGAACGGCTCAATCACTACCCCGCGTGGCTATCGCGCATGCGGTGTGCGCTGCGGGATCAAGCAGCAAGGTCTGGATTTAGCTTTGCTGGTCAGCGAGATCCCAGCGTCAGTTACGGCCATGTTCACCAGCAACCGGATCAAGGCCGCTCCGGTTATCCTCAGCCAAAAGCTGGTTCAAAGGGGTCTCGCTCAGGCGCTGGTGATCAATAGCGGCAACGCCAATGCCATGACCGGCGAACGGGGGCTGGCGGACGCCAAGCTCATGACCGAGCTAGTCGGAAACGCGCTCAATCTCGACCCCTCCTTGGTATTGGTTGCTTCAACCGGCGTGATCGGCCACTACTTGCCCATGGACTTGATTCGTTCAGGGATTGCAGAAGCCAGTCAGCGTCTCTCTCCTACTGGGGGTGATGAGGCGGCTCAAGCGATCATGACCACCGATACCCGGCCCAAACATTTCGCCATCACATTCGAGATCAATGGCCAGATATGCCACATTGGCGCGATAGCCAAGGGCAGCGGCATGATCCATCCTCAGCTTGCCACCATGATTGCCGTTTTCACTACAGATGTCGCCATCACTTCCGAGTTACTTCAAGCAGCATTGGCCGAAGTCGTCGCCGAAACGCTCAATGCCTTGACTATTGATGGAGAAACCAGCACCAATGACTCAGTCTTCATGTTCGCAAATGGCCTGAGTGGCAGTCCAATTATCGATTCCAGAGGCGAAAACTACCAGAAATTTTTATCCGCATTGCGAGCGATTTCTATGGCCATCACCAAAGAATTAGCTGCGGATGGCGAGGGCGCCACGAAATTGGTGAGCGTCACGGTTCTAAAAGCAGCCACTCGAACAGAGGCGTTTCGGGCGGCGAAAGCCATAGCTAATTCGCTCCTGGTAAAAACCGCTATCTTTGGTCAAGATCCAAACTGGGGACGGGTGATTTCCGCCGTGGGCGCATCGGGTGTAATACTTGTACCCGACCAAATCACGATCAAATTTGCAGATATTCCTGTGGCGCAGAACGGCGCAGCGATCGCTTTTGATCGCGCTGCCATGAAAAAAGCTCTCCAGCAACCCGAGATCAGCATTTCCGTCGCACTCGGTGCCGGCGAGGCTTCTGCTACGGTTTACACCTGCGATCTCACCTATGATTACATCAAAATCAACGCGGAGTATCATACATAAATTTGGCATCGAGAGAATCGCGACAAGGGAAACTTGGTGACGAGCTAAAGCGATCGTTTTGTGACCAAAAGACAGTAAATTGAAATCATCTTTTATATCGCAAACCGAAAGAACATCAGTTCGGAACCGAAAGCGATTTTCTATTTCATTAGACATTGCAAGCTATCGAGCATGAAGGGAGTTCATGCTTTTTCTTTTGGTGCAGTTGCTGAATAATTTTTTTTGACGTTTGTTTGATCAACTATTCTCTGGAGCATTCCTCATGAAACGCATTGGAATTATCGGCGCTACCGGATATACCGGAGAAGAGCTATTGCGGAAATTAGCACACCATCCAGAGATCACGGTGAGCTTCGCCAGTTCTGAACAAGAACAAGGACAACCAATACGAAAGGTATTTCCGCACCTTCCGCACTATCGTGATAGGATCTTTTGTTCCGCTCAACAAGCGATAGCTATTCCAGTGGACCTCGTATTTCTATGCCTTCCTGCAGGCCAGTCGGCAAAATGGGCCAGGCCTTTCTTAGAGAAATCGGTCCGAGTGATCGACCTGGGTGCCGATTTTCGATATGACACGGCTTCGAGCTATGAACATTGGTGCGATTCTCCACATCCAGCCCCAGAGCTGCTTCATGATGTGGTTTATGGTCTCCCAGAATGGAACCGCGAAAAGATAAAAACAGCGGCGATCGTCAGCAATCCAGGCTGTTATCCGACAACGGTTTTGTTGGCTGTCATTCCATTGCTCAAAGCAGATGTCATCGCAAACGATCAGATTATTGTAGATTCAAAATCAGGGGTTTCAGGGGCTGGCGCTACGCCCTCAAAAACGACGCATTTTGGGGCAATTCACGAGAACTTTAGCCCATATAAGCCGGGACGGACCCATCGCCATGTGGGAGAGATGGAACAGGAGTTATCAAAAATAGCGGGTCGAACGATGCGGGTGATATTCACCCCGCATCTTGCGCCCATGTTTCGCGGCCTGTTCTCCACGATCTATGTTCACCTAAAATCGGCTCTAAAACAGTCGGAGCTGATCAAGCTGCTCAGCGAAGCCTATCAGAACGAGCCCTTTATCCAAGTCTTGGACCAGGCTTTACCAGCTTCAAAAATGGCCAATCATTCCAATTTTTGTTTCTTGAGCGCTGCCACAGTCCCAGATTCCGATCTAGCGATCATCTTTTCCACCGTCGATAATCTGGGCAAGGGCGCCAGTTGGCAGGCAGTCCAAAATATGAACATCATGTTAGGTTTTCCAGAAACCATGGGGGTATTATGAATCGAAGCAAAATCTTGTTGAAGATTGGAGGCAAAGCGTTCGATGGCGAATCCGCCTATCAGGAGCTGGCTCAGGAGCAATTGCTGCTCAAAGATATCGCTTTCATTATTGTCCATGGCGGCGGCGCCGAAATTTCCCAGGCGCTAAAAGCAGCCAATCGGCAATCGGTATTCGTCGATGGCCTTCGAGTGACCTCTGCTGAGGACATCGCCATCGTCGAACAGGTGCTGTCTGGAACGATCAACGAGCGGATCGCACGGCTGTTAAGCCGAAACGGCCTGAGTTGCCGTCGATTGTCTGGGAAAACTGAGGGCTTGTTGCTCGTAGAACCGATGCGCCGCAATGGTAAAGATTTGGGATTTGTCGGCCGAATCAAGCAAGTGAACCCATCGCCGGTGCTGGAGAGTCTGAATCAACATCGGGTGCCGATTATTTCGCCCATTTCTGCCGATGAGGCTGGTGACAGCTATAATGTCAATGCCGATAGTGCCGCAGCGGCCATCGCTTCAGCATGTCAATGCGCGGGTCTGATCTATTTCACCGACGTCCCCGGTGTAAAAGTTGGAGACAAAATATTGTCTCAGATCAATTATTCGCAAGCCAAGAAGCTCATTGCTGATGGAGTTATCAAGGATGGCATGATCGCCAAACTCGAATCGGCCTTCGAGGCATTGCTGAACCACGTGCCCTGGGTCCATATCACTTCTTGGCAGGGCCCTGGCACACTGCGCAATTTAATTGAACGACGGGCAAAATCTGGAACGACAATTTATGGATAAAAAGATGAATGCAAAACAGATTATAGAAGCCGAGCATCGGGTCCATTTGCAAACCTATGCCCGCTCCGAAGTGGTGTTCAGCCATGGGAAAGGGGTTTATCTTTATGACGTCGCAGGCAAAGCATATTTAGATTTTGTAGCTGGGATCGCCGTGAATGCGCTGGGTCATTGCGACCCACAACTTCAGCAGGCGTTAACAGAACAAGCGGCCCGGCTCTGGCATTGCTCCAATCTTTACTATTCAGAACCCCAGGTGCGATTGGCCCAACTCTTGGTGGATCACTCCTTTGCGGATAAAGTTTTTTTCTGTAATAGCGGGACAGAAGCCATCGAGGGCGCGATCAAGATCGCCCGAAAATGGGCCACCGTGAATAGGGGCAAAGACAGTCATGAGATCATCGCATTCAATCGTTCGTTTCATGGCCGCACCATGGGCGCGCTTTCGGCAACCGGCCAGCCAAAATATTGGGAGGGCTTTGAACCGATGCTTCCCGGCTTTCAATTTGCAACTTTCAACGATCTGAACGATGTTGAGTCGCGCATTGGCCCAAAGACGGCGGCAATCATGGTGGAACCGGTCCAGGGCGAGGGAGGCATTCACCCCGCTGAGCCAGAGTTCTTGCAGGGTTTAAAAGAACTCTGTCGCAAACAACAATGCTTATTGGTGCTGGATGAAATCCAATGCGGTCTGGGACGCACTGGAAAATTTTTCGCCTATGAACATTATGGCATTGAGCCAGACATTCTCGCTCTGGCGAAACCCCTTGCCGGGGGCTTGCCCATGGGCGCGATCCTCATGACCGATGCGGTTGCCAGCGCGATCAAAACTGGGGATCATGGCTCTACTTTTGGCGGGGGACCGTTGGTGGCTCACGTCGCTGCCCACACGGTTTCCAGAATTCTTGGACACGGCTTGCTTCAGCAAGTGGCACACAATGGCCGCTATCTCATCTCCCAATTGGCTGAGCGTCTATCTCCATTTGAAGAAGTTACTGCCATTCGAGGTCTCGGCTTAATGATTGGCATCGATTTCAAACTGGATGTTAAACAGGTCATTGCCACCTGTCTCAATAACGGATTGATCGTCGCACGAGCTGGAGAAAGCACTTTGCGCCTCACTCCGCCGCTTATTATCGAACGGAACCACATTGATGAAGCCATCGATAAGTTGGTTCAGTCCATTCAAATTGTAAGAGGGAAAAATGGTTCGAAGAGCAAAAATTAAAGATGTCCCCCAATTAGTAAAAATGGTTAATCAATACGCCGCCAAAGGGGAAATGCTAGCGAGATCGTTGTCTCAGGTCTACAATTCTATTCGGGACTACGTGGTCATCGAGGATAATGGGCAGGTGATCGCCTGCGGTGCCTTGCATGTCGTTTGGGAGAATATTGCTGAACTGCGAACCGTGGCTGTTGCACCGGGGCGGACCGGACAAGGATTGGGTCGGCAGATAGTCGAATTTCTTATCAAAGATGCCTATGAGCTGGCATTGCCTCAAATTTTCACGCTGACCTATAAACCGGGCTTCTTTGAAAAATTCGGATTTGTCCGCGTGGATAAAAAAGAATTGCCCCATAAGGCCTGGCAGGATTGTCTCAATTGTCCCAAATTCCCAGAATGCGATGAAGTCGCGCTGATCAGATCCATGCAATAACGACAGCTTTTCTAAAGGAGTCACATGACCTGTCGCAAATCAGACTTCTAAAAAAGACATGACTCTCTCATTTGTTTTCGCTGGCCGCTCAGCGGGTTGGAATTTCATAATTCTTCACAATATTCACTCAAATGGACAACCAAGAAATGAGTGTTTGTTGCTCCTGGGAATGCAGGAGTCCTATGGATCCAAAGGTCTAAGGAAGCCAGCATTCGAAGGCATTTGATCACAGGAGGGACTGCTTATCGCAATGACTTATTCTGTGGAATCGGTAGGAATTGAATCGTACGAAAACCTCGCTGGCTGAAATCACATAGGATGCAAGATTTGTGACTGCGGATTCAAAACGGATCTGTTGGAGGTCATCTTCTTTCAAGCGTTATTTGCTTTCGAATTGCTGAAGCAATTATCAACTCATTCGATACCATCTGGATGCACAACAATGACCTCAACCCCTTTCTGACTGGCCAAAATTGCAGCGCTGGAGCTTATATCAGTATAGACCAAAAAATGTTCCGGAGTTCCGGCCCCGAAGTCCAGTTCGCGTATTGGCAAGCGGGTTAGATTTGTGACAATCATCCCCTGAGTGGGGTGTCGCAAATGAATTTTTGCCATTGCGTTCAGCCCATGCTGAAGACGAAAAGAATTGAGCGTTTGCACTGACCCCCAAATATAGGGAGGCTTGATTTGATTCACCGACTTTCGGATCAATGCCGCCAGCTCAGCCTCAGAAGCGCGCTGCAATTCATCGCGAGAGATCGATGCTGTCGCGAAACATAGGGCACACCCAAAATAATTTCTTGGGAATTCGGGGAGCAACCTTCGAATATCGACTGGACAGGTTATGTAGCACCTATTGACATTAGATCCATTAAACCATTGCGGCAAATAGCGTTTCCATAAGTGCGCCATAATCACATCGTTTTCAGTGCATTGGATTTGACATGTTTGTTTCGCAGCCGCTAATTGTGTTCTAATTTCATCCTCACTGATAAAAAGGCGCTCCTGATTTTGCTTCGAAGCTTTGGAGTCGCGCCTCGCCGCGCCAAAAAATAAGCCACATCGAGTATATATGTCCTCAGCAGTGAGAGGTTGTTCAGCCTGACTATTGGGGTTTAGCACCGTCCGATCGAGATGGGGCGATACAATTGGCTCACGCCGATAAATGCGCGCCCAACTGGAGAGGAAATGAAAATAGCTGAATCCATCCACCAGCGCGTGAGAGAGGCTGATCGCCAGAACCGAGCGCTGCGGCGTCTGCGTGAGCGTAATTCGCGACATCGGTTCCCCCTCGATAGTCTTCACCGGTGCAATGTATTGGTCGATCTGATCCGATGGCGCAAATTCTCGGCGGGACATCACGACATCAAAGCTCAGCCCACCATCGGTCAAGAAAAACTCCAAATCCGACGCCCGCCTGGCTCTCAATTGACTCTGCAATATCGGAAAATGACCTAACGCCTCAATCAAACTGGCCTGCAAAATCTTCGCGTCTAATCTTTGAGAATAAACAAACGCAAAGGTGATCGGCTGAGAACCTTCACCTGTAAAGAGATAATCAATTGGACTGAGTTCAATCGCTTCCATAATTGCTCCGAATTGATACAAATCGCCACACGCTCCGATTTGTGGTCCATTGCCGCTTTTATTATCGATGAAAAATTCAGCCTTTCGGTCCGCCTCAATCACAGGCGCGTTCCCCCAAGGGATTGCATGGCGAAATCCTGTCATTCTGAGGCACGAAGCACCGAAAAATCTTTTCAATAAGCCCAGACATTCTAAAAAAAAAGAAATGAATCTTCGCTCCCCACAGTCGCTCAGAATAAAATTGGAATTTTATTTTGACCTTAAATCACGTTTGCGGGCTTGAAGAGATGACTTGAAATTTAATTCTTGCAAAAAAAGGCACTCGGTCGAGATGGCCGAACCATAGCCAAGGACAATTTTACAGCTCTGGATACCCCGTAATGGCTTTAATTTCTTCATAGAGCGGCCTGAGGTGCTGATACATTTTTTTATAGACCCGATGATATAGGGCATCGTATATTCGAGCGTGTTCTGGTTTTGGTTCAAAAGCATCACCAATTCTGGTCATTTCCCGCACCGCAGTCGCGAAGTCAGGATATACCTTCAATCCGACGGCGCCATCGATTGCCGCTCCCAGTCCTGATGTTTCGTAGACTTTTGATCGGCTGGCAGGAAGATTAAACACATCGGCAGTGATCTGCATCGCCTGGTCGCTCTGCGAGCCGCCGCCGGAGACGCGCACCTCGGTGATCTTCACCTTGGATCGCGCCTGAGTCCGCTCTGTCCCTTCGCGCAGCGCATAGACCAATCCCTCCAAAATCGCCCGATACAGATGCGCGCGACCATGAACATCGCCAAATCCGATCACCGCTCCTTTGGCTTCAGGTCCAGGAATTTTCACCCCGGGCGCCCAGTACGGCTGCAACATCAATCCCATCGACGCCGCGGGAATGTCGGAGATCAATTGGTCAAAAAGCGCCTCTGGTGCAACATTATTTTTCGAGGCCAACTCTCTCTCGGGATGACCGAATTGATCTTTGAACCAACTGACCATCCAGAACCCCCGAAAAATTTGGATCTCGGTATTGTAGGTCTTCGGAATGGCGCTGGGGTACGGCGGAATAAAGGGGATCACTTCAAGGTATCTCGAAGTCATAATCGAGGTTGTGCAGGTCGTCCCATAGCTGAGGCACGCGATGTTGGGTGTTATGCCGCCGACGCCCAAAATCTCGCATGCTTTGTCCGCTGCCGCTGCGATTAACGGGATCCCTTCTGGGATACCAGTGGCTTTGGCCGCCAATTTCGAGATTTGGCCCAGCTCTTGTGCCGGCTCGACCAACTCTGGCAACTTCTCTAACTCGATGGGAAAGAGTCGCCGATTTAAATGCCCTTTATCAGCCCATTTCATCTTTCGATAATCAAATGGCACATAACCCA comes from candidate division KSB1 bacterium and encodes:
- a CDS encoding N-acetyltransferase is translated as MVRRAKIKDVPQLVKMVNQYAAKGEMLARSLSQVYNSIRDYVVIEDNGQVIACGALHVVWENIAELRTVAVAPGRTGQGLGRQIVEFLIKDAYELALPQIFTLTYKPGFFEKFGFVRVDKKELPHKAWQDCLNCPKFPECDEVALIRSMQ
- a CDS encoding acyltransferase, encoding MTGFRHAIPWGNAPVIEADRKAEFFIDNKSGNGPQIGACGDLYQFGAIMEAIELSPIDYLFTGEGSQPITFAFVYSQRLDAKILQASLIEALGHFPILQSQLRARRASDLEFFLTDGGLSFDVVMSRREFAPSDQIDQYIAPVKTIEGEPMSRITLTQTPQRSVLAISLSHALVDGFSYFHFLSSWARIYRREPIVSPHLDRTVLNPNSQAEQPLTAEDIYTRCGLFFGAARRDSKASKQNQERLFISEDEIRTQLAAAKQTCQIQCTENDVIMAHLWKRYLPQWFNGSNVNRCYITCPVDIRRLLPEFPRNYFGCALCFATASISRDELQRASEAELAALIRKSVNQIKPPYIWGSVQTLNSFRLQHGLNAMAKIHLRHPTQGMIVTNLTRLPIRELDFGAGTPEHFLVYTDISSSAAILASQKGVEVIVVHPDGIE
- a CDS encoding FGGY-family carbohydrate kinase — its product is METILAIDCGTQSVRAMLFDFHGNLVFKSKIEIEPYKSPRPGWAEQDAEYYWDQLCAACRQLWKLCGRKRPEIKGVTLTTQRSTLINVDKDGQPLRPAIHWLDQRRIDRQRVVGPLANFVYHLVKMDYAVQFAHSECEANWIMKHQPEIWERTHKYLFLSGYLTYKLIGEYRDSVGCQVGYVPFDYRKMKWADKGHLNRRLFPIELEKLPELVEPAQELGQISKLAAKATGIPEGIPLIAAAADKACEILGVGGITPNIACLSYGTTCTTSIMTSRYLEVIPFIPPYPSAIPKTYNTEIQIFRGFWMVSWFKDQFGHPERELASKNNVAPEALFDQLISDIPAASMGLMLQPYWAPGVKIPGPEAKGAVIGFGDVHGRAHLYRAILEGLVYALREGTERTQARSKVKITEVRVSGGGSQSDQAMQITADVFNLPASRSKVYETSGLGAAIDGAVGLKVYPDFATAVREMTRIGDAFEPKPEHARIYDALYHRVYKKMYQHLRPLYEEIKAITGYPEL